The Erythrobacter sp. genome segment CTCACTGCGTTAGGTTTCACCAATGTCCGCGTGGTCGGCGAGGAAGTCGGCCGCGCCAGCGCAATCAAGCTGTGCCGTTCGGTCATGGTCAAGGGGCTCGAAGCGCTCACCGCCGAAATGGTGCTCGCGGCCAGCGCAGCGGGCGTGCTCGACGAAGTGCTCGCCAGCCTCGATGCCAGCGAGAAGCCGCAAAGCTGGGCCGAGCGCGGCGAGTACAATCTCGACCGGATGCTGGTCCACGGCCAGCGCCGTGCCGCCGAAATGGCCGAAGCCAGCGCCATGCTCCGCGACCTCCGCATTGCCCCGCTGATGAGCGAGCAGACTACACAGCGCCAGCAAGCGCTCGGCCAATTGCAACTTGCGCCCCCGCCCGCCACGCTTTCTGCTAAGCTGGCGGCGATCCGGGCGAATCCGGACTTCAAGGAGAGACCCGACCGATGAGCCTCATCATCGACTGCCACGGCCACTACACTGTCCTGCCCAAGGGCCACGACATGTGGCGCGAGGAGCAGAAGGCGGCGTTCAAGAACGGCACCCTCTGCCCTCCCTATCCGGAAATCTCCGACGAGGAGATCGTCCGCACGATCGAGGACAACCAGTTGAAGCTGGTGCAGGAACGCGGCGCCGATTTTACGATTTTCTCCCCCCGCGCCAGCGCGATGGCCCCGCATGTCGGCGACCAGGCGGTGGCGAGCGAATGGGCGCGGCGCTGCAACGATCTGATCTACCGCGTCACCCAGCTGTTCCCCGATACCTTCATCGGCGGCTGCATGCTGCCGCAGAGCCCCAAGTCGGACCTCACCGAAAGCGTGCGCGAACTGCGCCGCTGCGTCGAGGAACTGGGCTTCGTCGTCTGCAATCTCAATCCCGATCCCGGCGGCGGCCACTTCACTCACCCGCCGCTGACCGATCCGTACTGGTTCCCCATCTATGAGGCGATGTGCGAGTTGCAGGTGCCCGCGATGATCCACGTTTCGGGCAGCTGCAACCCGGCAATGCACGCCACCGGCGGCTATTATCTCGCCGCCGATACCGTCGCCTTCATGCAATTGCTCGAAGGCGACCTGTTCAGCCGTTATCCCGACCTGAAGCTCATCATTCCCCACGGCGGCGGCGCGGTGCCCTATCACTGGGGACGCTATCGTGGCCTCGCGGACATGCTCAAGCAGCCCGATATCGAGCAGCACCTGATGAACAACGTGTTCTTCGATACCTGCGTCTATCACCAGCCGGGGATCGACCTGCTGGCAGACGTGATCGCCAACAAGAACATCCTGTTCGGCAGCGAGATGGTCGGCGCGGTGCGCGGGATCGATCCGCAGACAGGCCATTATTTCGACGATACCAAACGCTATATCGACGCGCTCGACATCTCCGAGCAGGAGAAGCACATGATATTCGAAGGCAATGCCCGGATCGTCTATCCGCGGCTCGATACGATCCTGAAGGCCCGCGGATTATGAGCGCCACCGCCACCGGATTCGCGCCCTGCGAAAAGCCCGAACGCTATATCCAGCAGCTCGTCAGCCACTGGGGCCACAAGCTGGCCACCAGTTACGACGAGGGCGACGGCATGGGCATTTTCCCCTTCAGCGAGCACACCAATTGCGTAATGACCGCTCATGCAGGCGGCATCGGCATCACCCTCACCACCGCCGACCTTGATGAAAATCAACGCATGCGCGCGGTAATCGAGGAACATATCGACCGCTTCGCTTTCCGCGAGGCGCCGCTGACTTACGAATGGCAAGACGCCAAGGAAACCTGAAATGACCCAGCCGAAAAAAGAACGGATCAACATCCACGAATATCTCGCCGAGTTCGAGGATATCCCCGGCACCCGCGTCTTCACCGCGCAGCGGGCGCGCAAGGGATACTGGCTGAACCAGTTCGCGATGAGCCTGATGAAGGAAGAAAACCGCGAACGGTTCAAGGCCGACAACGCCGCCTATCTCGACGAATGGAACCTCACCGATGCGGCCAAGGCCGCAGTGCTGGCGCGCGATTACAACGCGATGATCGACGAGGGCGGCAACGTCTACTATCTCGCCAAGCTGTTTTCCACCGATGGGCAGAGCTTCCAGCAGGCCGCCGGTTCGATGACCGGGATGACCCAGGAAGAATATGCCCAGATGATGCTCGCGGGCGGCCGTTCGCCCGAAGGTGTAAGATCGAAGAAGGGAGCCTATTGACATGGCCCGCGTAACCACAGGTATCACCTCCAGCCACATCCCCGCGCTCGGCGCAGCGATACAGACCGGCAAGACCGGGGACGATTACTGGGGCCCGGTGTTCAACGGCTACAAGGCGATCAAGGAATGGATCGCCAGGCCGGAGAATATGCCCGACGTGGTGGTGCTGGTGTACAACGATCACGCCTCCGCCTTCGACATGAACATCATCCCGACTTTCGCGATCGGCTGCGGCGAAGTGTTCAAGCCTGCCGATGAAGGCTGGGGCCCGCGCCCGGTGCCCGATGTTATCGGCCATCCCGATCTCGCTTGGCACATCGCCCAGAGCCTGATCCTCGACGAT includes the following:
- a CDS encoding DUF2218 domain-containing protein gives rise to the protein MSATATGFAPCEKPERYIQQLVSHWGHKLATSYDEGDGMGIFPFSEHTNCVMTAHAGGIGITLTTADLDENQRMRAVIEEHIDRFAFREAPLTYEWQDAKET
- the ligA gene encoding protocatechuate 4,5-dioxygenase subunit alpha, whose amino-acid sequence is MTQPKKERINIHEYLAEFEDIPGTRVFTAQRARKGYWLNQFAMSLMKEENRERFKADNAAYLDEWNLTDAAKAAVLARDYNAMIDEGGNVYYLAKLFSTDGQSFQQAAGSMTGMTQEEYAQMMLAGGRSPEGVRSKKGAY
- a CDS encoding amidohydrolase, translated to MSLIIDCHGHYTVLPKGHDMWREEQKAAFKNGTLCPPYPEISDEEIVRTIEDNQLKLVQERGADFTIFSPRASAMAPHVGDQAVASEWARRCNDLIYRVTQLFPDTFIGGCMLPQSPKSDLTESVRELRRCVEELGFVVCNLNPDPGGGHFTHPPLTDPYWFPIYEAMCELQVPAMIHVSGSCNPAMHATGGYYLAADTVAFMQLLEGDLFSRYPDLKLIIPHGGGAVPYHWGRYRGLADMLKQPDIEQHLMNNVFFDTCVYHQPGIDLLADVIANKNILFGSEMVGAVRGIDPQTGHYFDDTKRYIDALDISEQEKHMIFEGNARIVYPRLDTILKARGL